One part of the Hydra vulgaris chromosome 01, alternate assembly HydraT2T_AEP genome encodes these proteins:
- the LOC136075543 gene encoding uncharacterized protein LOC136075543, translating to MEVKCSNINDAAQNYTIMQNLKPKNPIDFKLLWKKVINQQIAFNKIDREKLKVKKRRQLVNEKQIIDDVETKKHPWISCIGQLQAISQEFEQCNEILNNVKNSKFPNPVLFLINNIDYISSIRNGICDYISYATKALGDLMIGNEHDNINAKDSFVEHDPGNRIHNLTILQRQFLISLGPHQPKLARYPRDNNILVNKQQHFTPIWFNEFPMLEYTIVADSVFFLSVHYFLK from the exons ATGGAagtaaaatgttcaaatataaatGATGCAGCTCAGAACTATACAA TTATGCagaatttaaaaccaaaaaatccaattgattttaaacttttgtggAAAAAAGTCATTAATCAACAAATTGCATTTAACAAAATAGATCGAGAAAAGTTAAAAG ttaaaaaaagacgCCAACTagttaatgaaaaacaaattattgatgATGTGGAGACAAAAAAACACCCATGGATATCTTGTATTGGACAATTACAAGCCATAAGTCAAGAATTTGAGCAatgtaatgaaattttaaacaatgttaagaATTCAAAGTTTCCAAACCCTGTACTCTTTTTGATCAATAATATAGATTACATATCAAGTATTAGAAATGGTATTTGTGATTACATAAGTTACGCCACAAAAGCATTAGGTGACTTAATGATTGGAAATGAACATGACAACATCAATGCAAAAGATAGTTTTGTGGAACATGATCCAGGTAATCGTATtcacaatttaacaatattacaacgacaatttttaatatcattaggACCCCATCAACCTAAACTGGCCAGATATCCCAGAGACAACAATATTCtagtaaataaacaacaacactTTACTCCTATATGGTTTAATGAATTTCCTATGTTGGAGTATACCATTGTAGCTgattctgtattttttttgtctgttcattattttctcaaataa